Proteins found in one Chlamydia pneumoniae TW-183 genomic segment:
- a CDS encoding polymorphic outer membrane protein middle domain-containing protein, whose translation MKSSLHWFLISSSLALPLSLNFSAFAAVVEINLGPTNSFSGPGTYTPPAQTTNADGTIYNLTGDVSITNAGSPTALTASCFKETTGNLSFQGHGYQFLLQNIDAGANCTFTNTAANKLLSFSGFSYLSLIQTTNATTGTGAIKSTGACSIQSNYSCYFGQNFSNDNGGALQGSSISLSLNPNLTFAKNKATQKGGALYSTGGITINNTLNSASFSENTAANNGGAIYTEASSFISSNKAISFINNSVTATSATGGAIYCSSTSAPKPVLTLSDNGELNFIGNTAITSGGAIYTDNLVLSSGGPTLFKNNSAIDTAAPLGGAIAIADSGSLSLSALGGDITFEGNTVVKGASSSQTTTRNSINIGNTNAKIVQLRASQGNTIYFYDPITTSITAALSDALNLNGPDLAGNPAYQGTIVFSGEKLSEAEAAEADNLKSTIQQPLTLAGGQLSLKSGVTLVAKSFSQSPGSTLLMDAGTTLETADGITINNLVLNVDSLKETKKATLKATQASQTVTLSGSLSLVDPSGNVYEDVSWNNPQVFSCLTLTADDPANIHITDLAADPLEKNPIHWGYQGNWALSWQEDTATKSKAATLTWTKTGYNPNPERRGTLVANTLWGSFVDVRSIQQLVATKVRQSQETRGIWCEGISNFFHKDSTKINKGFRHISAGYVVGATTTLASDNLITAAFCQLFGKDRDHFINKNRASAYAASLHLQHLATLSSPSLLRYLPGSESEQPVLFDAQISYIYSKNTMKTYYTQAPKGESSWYNDGCALELASSLPHTALSHEGLFHAYFPFIKVEASYIHQDSFKERNTTLVRSFDSGDLINVSVPIGITFERFSRNERASYEATVIYVADVYRKNPDCTTALLINNTSWKTTGTNLSRQAGIGRAGIFYAFSPNLEVTSNLSMEIRGSSRSYNADLGGKFQF comes from the coding sequence ATGAAATCCTCTCTTCATTGGTTTTTAATCTCGTCATCTTTAGCACTTCCCTTGTCACTAAATTTCTCTGCGTTTGCTGCTGTTGTTGAAATCAATCTAGGACCTACCAATAGCTTCTCTGGACCAGGAACCTACACTCCTCCAGCCCAAACAACAAATGCAGATGGAACTATCTATAATCTAACAGGGGATGTCTCAATCACCAATGCAGGATCTCCGACAGCTCTAACCGCTTCCTGCTTTAAAGAAACTACTGGGAATCTTTCTTTCCAAGGCCACGGCTACCAATTTCTCCTACAAAATATCGATGCGGGAGCGAACTGTACCTTTACCAATACAGCTGCAAATAAGCTTCTCTCCTTTTCAGGATTCTCCTATTTGTCACTAATACAAACCACGAATGCTACCACAGGAACAGGAGCCATCAAGTCCACAGGAGCTTGTTCTATTCAGTCGAACTATAGTTGCTACTTTGGCCAAAACTTTTCTAATGACAATGGAGGCGCCCTCCAAGGCAGCTCTATCAGTCTATCGCTAAACCCCAACCTAACGTTTGCCAAAAACAAAGCAACGCAAAAAGGGGGTGCCCTCTATTCCACGGGAGGGATTACAATTAACAATACGTTAAACTCAGCATCATTTTCTGAAAATACCGCGGCGAACAATGGCGGAGCCATTTACACGGAAGCTAGCAGTTTTATTAGCAGCAACAAAGCAATTAGCTTTATAAACAATAGTGTGACCGCAACCTCAGCTACAGGGGGAGCCATTTACTGTAGTAGTACATCAGCCCCCAAACCAGTCTTAACTCTATCAGACAACGGGGAACTGAACTTTATAGGAAATACAGCAATTACTAGTGGTGGGGCGATTTATACTGACAATCTAGTTCTTTCTTCTGGAGGACCTACGCTTTTTAAAAACAACTCTGCTATAGATACTGCAGCTCCCTTAGGAGGAGCAATTGCGATTGCTGACTCTGGATCTTTGAGTCTTTCGGCTCTTGGTGGAGACATCACTTTTGAAGGAAACACAGTAGTCAAAGGAGCTTCTTCGAGTCAGACCACTACCAGAAATTCTATTAACATCGGAAACACCAATGCTAAGATTGTACAGCTGCGAGCCTCTCAAGGCAATACTATCTACTTCTATGATCCTATAACAACTAGCATCACTGCAGCTCTCTCAGATGCTCTAAACTTAAATGGTCCTGACCTTGCAGGGAATCCTGCATATCAAGGAACCATCGTATTTTCTGGAGAGAAGCTCTCGGAAGCAGAAGCTGCAGAAGCTGATAATCTCAAATCTACAATTCAGCAACCTCTAACTCTTGCGGGAGGGCAACTCTCTCTTAAATCAGGAGTCACTCTAGTTGCTAAGTCCTTTTCGCAATCTCCGGGCTCTACCCTCCTCATGGATGCAGGGACCACATTAGAAACCGCTGATGGGATCACTATCAATAATCTTGTTCTCAATGTAGATTCCTTAAAAGAGACCAAGAAGGCTACGCTAAAAGCAACACAAGCAAGTCAGACAGTCACTTTATCTGGATCGCTCTCTCTTGTAGATCCTTCTGGAAATGTCTACGAAGATGTCTCTTGGAATAACCCTCAAGTCTTTTCTTGTCTCACTCTTACTGCTGACGACCCCGCGAATATTCACATCACAGACTTAGCTGCTGATCCCCTAGAAAAAAATCCTATCCATTGGGGATACCAAGGGAATTGGGCATTATCTTGGCAAGAGGATACTGCGACTAAATCCAAAGCAGCGACTCTTACCTGGACAAAAACAGGATACAATCCGAATCCTGAGCGTCGTGGAACCTTAGTTGCTAACACACTATGGGGATCCTTTGTTGATGTGCGCTCCATACAACAGCTTGTAGCCACTAAAGTACGCCAATCTCAAGAAACTCGCGGCATCTGGTGTGAAGGGATCTCGAACTTCTTCCATAAAGATAGCACGAAGATAAATAAAGGTTTTCGCCACATAAGTGCAGGTTATGTTGTAGGAGCGACTACAACATTAGCTTCTGATAATCTTATCACTGCAGCCTTCTGCCAATTATTCGGGAAAGATAGAGATCACTTTATAAATAAAAATAGAGCTTCTGCCTATGCAGCTTCTCTCCATCTCCAGCATCTAGCGACCTTGTCTTCTCCAAGCTTGTTACGCTACCTTCCTGGATCTGAAAGTGAGCAGCCTGTCCTCTTTGATGCTCAGATCAGCTATATCTATAGTAAAAATACTATGAAAACCTATTACACCCAAGCACCAAAGGGAGAGAGCTCGTGGTATAATGACGGTTGCGCTCTGGAACTTGCGAGCTCCCTACCACACACTGCTTTAAGCCATGAGGGTCTCTTCCACGCGTATTTTCCTTTCATCAAAGTAGAAGCTTCGTACATACACCAAGATAGCTTCAAAGAACGTAATACTACCTTGGTACGATCTTTCGATAGCGGTGATTTAATTAACGTCTCTGTGCCTATTGGAATTACCTTCGAGAGATTCTCGAGAAACGAGCGTGCGTCTTACGAAGCTACTGTCATCTACGTTGCCGATGTCTATCGTAAGAATCCTGACTGCACGACAGCTCTCCTAATCAACAATACCTCGTGGAAAACTACAGGAACGAATCTCTCAAGACAAGCTGGTATCGGAAGAGCAGGGATCTTTTATGCCTTCTCTCCAAATCTTGAGGTCACAAGTAACCTATCTATGGAAATTCGTGGATCTTCACGCAGCTACAATGCAGATCTTGGAGGTAAGTTCCAGTTCTAA
- a CDS encoding 5-methyltetrahydropteroyltriglutamate--homocysteine methyltransferase produces the protein MMSPFQQPEQCHFDVVGSFLRPESLTRARSDFEEGRIVYEQMRVVEDAAIRNLIKKQTEAGLIFFTDGEFRRYSWDFDFMWGFHGVDRRRDSNDPEIGVYLKDKISVSKHPFIEHFEFVKTFEKGNAKAKQTIPSPSQFFHEMIFAPNLKNTRKFYPTNQELIDDIVFYYRQVIQDLYAAGCRNLQLDDCAWCRLLDIRAPSWYGVDSHDRLQEILEQFLWIHNLVMKDRPEDLFVSLHVCRGDYQAEFFSRRAYDSIEEPLFAKTDVDSYHYYWALDDKYSGGAEPLAYVSGEKHVCLGLISSNHSCIEDRDAVVSRIYEAASYIPLERLSLSPQCGFASCEGDHRMTEEEQWKKIAFVKEIAKEIWG, from the coding sequence ATGATGAGCCCATTCCAACAACCTGAGCAATGTCATTTTGATGTTGTGGGAAGTTTCTTACGTCCTGAAAGTCTTACACGAGCACGCTCTGATTTTGAAGAAGGAAGAATTGTCTATGAGCAGATGCGAGTTGTCGAAGATGCTGCTATTCGTAATCTCATAAAAAAGCAAACAGAAGCAGGTCTTATCTTTTTTACTGATGGGGAATTCCGTAGGTATAGTTGGGATTTCGACTTTATGTGGGGATTCCATGGCGTGGATCGTCGCAGGGACTCTAATGACCCTGAAATTGGAGTGTATCTTAAAGATAAAATCTCCGTATCAAAACATCCGTTTATAGAACATTTCGAGTTTGTCAAAACTTTTGAGAAGGGAAATGCAAAAGCAAAACAAACGATTCCTTCTCCATCACAATTTTTCCATGAGATGATTTTTGCTCCTAATCTGAAAAATACTCGGAAGTTTTATCCTACGAATCAAGAGCTAATTGATGATATTGTCTTTTATTATCGCCAAGTCATCCAAGATCTTTATGCTGCAGGTTGTCGTAATTTGCAGTTGGACGATTGTGCTTGGTGTCGCCTCTTGGATATACGAGCGCCTTCTTGGTATGGTGTTGATTCTCATGACAGGTTGCAGGAAATTTTAGAACAGTTTTTATGGATCCATAATTTAGTGATGAAGGATAGACCCGAGGATCTTTTTGTAAGTCTGCATGTCTGTCGTGGTGATTATCAGGCCGAGTTTTTCTCTAGACGAGCTTATGATTCTATAGAGGAGCCTTTATTTGCTAAGACCGATGTGGATAGTTATCACTATTATTGGGCTCTTGATGATAAGTATTCAGGAGGTGCTGAGCCTTTAGCTTACGTCTCTGGAGAGAAACACGTCTGCTTGGGATTGATCTCCAGCAACCATTCTTGTATTGAAGATCGAGATGCTGTGGTTTCTCGTATTTATGAAGCTGCGAGCTACATTCCCTTAGAGAGACTTTCTTTGAGCCCGCAATGTGGGTTTGCTTCTTGTGAGGGAGACCATAGAATGACTGAAGAAGAACAGTGGAAGAAGATCGCCTTTGTGAAAGAGATTGCTAAAGAGATCTGGGGATAA
- a CDS encoding polymorphic outer membrane protein middle domain-containing protein, translating to MKSQFSWLVLSSTLACFTSCSTVFAATAENIGPSDSFDGSTNTGTYTPKNTTTGIDYTLTGDITLQNLGDSAALTKGCFSDTTESLSFAGKGYSLSFLNIKSSAEGAALSVTTDKNLSLTGFSSLTFLAAPSSVITTPSGKGAVKCGGDLTFDNNGTILFKQDYCEENGGAISTKNLSLKNSTGSISFEGNKSSATGKKGGAICATGTVDITNNTAPTLFSNNIAEAAGGAINSTGNCTITGNTSLVFSENSVTATAGNGGALSGDADVTISGNQSVTFSGNQAVANGGAIYAKKLTLASGGGGISFSNNIVQGTTAGNGGAISILAAGECSLSAEAGDITFNGNAIVATTPQTTKRNSIDIGSTAKITNLRAISGHSIFFYDPITANTAADSTDTLNLNKADAGNSTDYSGSIVFSGEKLSEDEAKVADNLTSTLKQPVTLTAGNLVLKRGVTLDTKGFTQTAGSSVIMDAGTTLKASTEEVTLTGLSIPVDSLGEGKKVVIAASAASKNVALSGPILLLDNQGNAYENHDLGKTQDFSFVQLSALGTATTTDVPAVPTVATPTHYGYQGTWGMTWVDDTASTPKTKTATLAWTNTGYLPNPERQGPLVPNSLWGSFSDIQAIQGVIERSALTLCSDRGFWAAGVANFLDKDKKGEKRKYRHKSGGYAIGGAAQTCSENLISFAFCQLFGSDKDFLVAKNHTDTYAGAFYIQHITECSGFIGCLLDKLPGSWSHKPLVLEGQLAYSHVSNDLKTKYTAYPEVKGSWGNNAFNMMLGASSHSYPEYLHCFDTYAPYIKLNLTYIRQDSFSEKGTEGRSFDDSNLFNLSLPIGVKFEKFSDCNDFSYDLTLSYVPDLIRNDPKCTTALVISGASWETYANNLARQALQVRAGSHYAFSPMFEVLGQFVFEVRGSSRIYNVDLGGKFQF from the coding sequence ATGAAATCGCAATTTTCCTGGTTAGTGCTCTCTTCGACATTGGCATGTTTTACTAGTTGTTCCACTGTTTTTGCTGCAACTGCTGAAAATATAGGCCCCTCTGATAGCTTTGACGGAAGTACTAACACAGGCACCTATACTCCTAAAAATACGACTACTGGAATAGACTATACTCTGACAGGAGATATAACTCTGCAAAACCTTGGGGATTCGGCAGCTTTAACGAAGGGTTGTTTTTCTGACACTACGGAATCTTTAAGCTTTGCCGGTAAGGGGTACTCACTTTCTTTTTTAAATATTAAGTCTAGTGCTGAAGGCGCAGCACTTTCTGTTACAACTGATAAAAATCTGTCGCTAACAGGATTTTCGAGTCTTACTTTCTTAGCGGCCCCATCATCGGTAATCACAACCCCCTCAGGAAAAGGTGCAGTTAAATGTGGAGGGGATCTTACATTTGATAACAATGGAACTATTTTATTTAAACAAGATTACTGTGAGGAAAATGGCGGAGCCATTTCTACCAAGAATCTTTCTTTGAAAAACAGCACGGGATCGATTTCTTTTGAAGGGAATAAATCGAGCGCAACAGGGAAAAAAGGTGGGGCTATTTGTGCTACTGGTACTGTAGATATTACAAATAATACGGCTCCTACCCTCTTCTCGAACAATATTGCTGAAGCTGCAGGTGGAGCTATAAATAGCACAGGAAACTGTACAATTACAGGGAATACGTCTCTTGTATTTTCTGAAAATAGTGTGACAGCGACCGCAGGAAATGGAGGAGCTCTTTCTGGAGATGCCGATGTTACCATATCTGGGAATCAGAGTGTAACTTTCTCAGGAAACCAAGCTGTAGCTAATGGCGGAGCCATTTATGCTAAGAAGCTTACACTGGCTTCCGGGGGGGGGGGTATCTCCTTTTCTAACAATATAGTCCAAGGTACCACTGCAGGTAATGGTGGAGCCATTTCTATACTGGCAGCTGGAGAGTGTAGTCTTTCAGCAGAAGCAGGGGACATTACCTTCAATGGGAATGCCATTGTTGCAACTACACCACAAACTACAAAAAGAAATTCTATTGACATAGGATCTACTGCAAAGATCACGAATTTACGTGCAATATCTGGGCATAGCATCTTTTTCTACGATCCGATTACTGCTAATACGGCTGCGGATTCTACAGATACTTTAAATCTCAATAAGGCTGATGCAGGTAATAGTACAGATTATAGTGGGTCGATTGTTTTTTCTGGTGAAAAGCTCTCTGAAGATGAAGCAAAAGTTGCAGACAACCTCACTTCTACGCTGAAGCAGCCTGTAACTCTAACTGCAGGAAATTTAGTACTTAAACGTGGTGTCACTCTCGATACGAAAGGCTTTACTCAGACCGCGGGTTCCTCTGTTATTATGGATGCGGGCACAACGTTAAAAGCAAGTACAGAGGAGGTCACTTTAACAGGTCTTTCCATTCCTGTAGACTCTTTAGGCGAGGGTAAGAAAGTTGTAATTGCTGCTTCTGCAGCAAGTAAAAATGTAGCCCTTAGTGGTCCGATTCTTCTTTTGGATAACCAAGGGAATGCTTATGAAAATCACGACTTAGGAAAAACTCAAGACTTTTCATTTGTGCAGCTCTCTGCTCTGGGTACTGCAACAACTACAGATGTTCCAGCGGTTCCTACAGTAGCAACTCCTACGCACTATGGGTATCAAGGTACTTGGGGAATGACTTGGGTTGATGATACCGCAAGCACTCCAAAGACTAAGACAGCGACATTAGCTTGGACCAATACAGGCTACCTTCCGAATCCTGAGCGTCAAGGACCTTTAGTTCCTAATAGCCTTTGGGGATCTTTTTCAGACATCCAAGCGATTCAAGGTGTCATAGAGAGAAGTGCTTTGACTCTTTGTTCAGATCGAGGCTTCTGGGCTGCGGGAGTCGCCAATTTCTTAGATAAAGATAAGAAAGGGGAAAAACGCAAATACCGTCATAAATCTGGTGGATATGCTATCGGAGGTGCAGCGCAAACTTGTTCTGAAAACTTAATTAGCTTTGCCTTTTGCCAACTCTTTGGTAGCGATAAAGATTTCTTAGTCGCTAAAAATCATACTGATACCTATGCAGGAGCCTTCTATATCCAACACATTACAGAATGTAGTGGGTTCATAGGTTGTCTCTTAGATAAACTTCCTGGCTCTTGGAGTCATAAACCCCTCGTTTTAGAAGGGCAGCTCGCTTATAGCCACGTCAGTAATGATCTGAAGACAAAGTATACTGCGTATCCTGAGGTGAAAGGTTCTTGGGGGAATAATGCTTTTAACATGATGTTGGGAGCTTCTTCTCATTCTTATCCTGAATACCTGCATTGTTTTGATACCTATGCTCCATACATCAAACTGAATCTGACCTATATACGTCAGGACAGCTTCTCGGAGAAAGGTACAGAAGGAAGATCTTTTGATGACAGCAACCTCTTCAATTTATCTTTGCCTATAGGGGTGAAGTTTGAGAAGTTCTCTGATTGTAATGACTTTTCTTATGATCTGACTTTATCCTATGTTCCTGATCTTATCCGCAATGATCCCAAATGCACTACAGCACTTGTAATCAGCGGAGCCTCTTGGGAAACTTATGCCAATAACTTAGCACGACAGGCCTTGCAAGTGCGTGCAGGCAGTCACTACGCCTTCTCTCCTATGTTTGAAGTGCTCGGCCAGTTTGTCTTTGAAGTTCGTGGATCCTCACGGATTTATAATGTAGATCTTGGGGGTAAGTTCCAATTCTAG
- a CDS encoding polymorphic outer membrane protein middle domain-containing protein — protein sequence MKTSIPWVLVSSVLAFSCHLQSLANEELLSPDDSFNGNIDSGTFTPKTSATTYSLTGDVFFYEPGKGTPLSDSCFKQTTDNLTFLGNGHSLTFGFIDAGTHAGAAASTTANKNLTFSGFSLLSFDSSPSTTVTTGQGTLSSAGGVNLENIRKLVVAGNFSTADGGAIKGASFLLTGTSGDALFSNNSSSTKGGAIATTAGARIANNTGYVRFLSNIASTSGGAIDDEGTSILSNNKFLYFEGNAAKTTGGAICNTKASGSPELIISNNKTLIFASNVAETSGGAIHAKKLALSSGGFTEFLRNNVSSATPKGGAISIDASGELSLSAETGNITFVRNTLTTTGSTDTPKRNAINIGSNGKFTELRAAKNHTIFFYDPITSEGTSSDVLKINNGSAGALNPYQGTILFSGETLTADELKVADNLKSSFTQPVSLSGGKLLLQKGVTLESTSFSQEAGSLLGMDSGTTLSTTAGSITITNLGINVDSLGLKQPVSLTAKGASNKVIVSGKLNLIDIEGNIYESHMFSHDQLFSLLKITVDADVDTNVDISSLIPVPAEDPNSEYGFQGQWNVNWTTDTATNTKEATATWTKTGFVPSPERKSALVCNTLWGVFTDIRSLQQLVEIGATGMEHKQGFWVSSMTNFLHKTGDENRKGFRHTSGGYVIGGSAHTPKDDLFTFAFCHLFARDKDCFIAHNNSRTYGGTLFFKHSHTLQPQNYLRLGRAKFSESAIEKFPREIPLALDVQVSFSHSDNRMETHYTSLPESEGSWSNECIAGGIGLDLPFVLSNPHPLFKTFIPQMKVEMVYVSQNSFFESSSDGRGFSIGRLLNLSIPVGAKFVQGDIGDSYTYDLSGFFVSDVYRNNPQSTATLVMSPDSWKIRGGNLSRQAFLLRGSNNYVYNSNCELFGHYAMELRGSSRNYNVDVGTKLRF from the coding sequence ATGAAGACTTCGATTCCTTGGGTTTTAGTTTCCTCCGTGTTAGCTTTCTCATGTCACCTACAGTCACTAGCTAACGAGGAACTTTTATCACCTGATGATAGCTTTAATGGAAATATCGATTCAGGAACGTTTACTCCAAAAACTTCAGCCACAACATATTCTCTAACAGGAGATGTCTTCTTTTACGAGCCTGGAAAAGGCACTCCCTTATCTGACAGTTGTTTTAAGCAAACCACGGACAATCTTACCTTCTTGGGGAACGGTCATAGCTTAACGTTTGGCTTTATAGATGCTGGCACTCATGCAGGTGCTGCTGCATCTACAACAGCAAATAAGAATCTTACCTTCTCAGGGTTTTCCTTACTGAGTTTTGATTCCTCTCCTAGCACAACGGTTACTACAGGTCAGGGAACGCTTTCCTCAGCAGGAGGCGTAAATTTAGAAAATATTCGTAAACTTGTAGTTGCTGGGAATTTTTCTACTGCAGATGGTGGAGCTATCAAAGGAGCGTCTTTCCTTTTAACTGGCACTTCTGGAGATGCTCTTTTTAGTAACAACTCTTCATCAACAAAGGGAGGAGCAATTGCTACTACAGCAGGCGCTCGCATAGCAAATAACACAGGTTATGTTAGATTCCTATCTAACATAGCGTCTACGTCAGGAGGCGCTATCGATGATGAAGGCACGTCGATACTATCGAACAACAAATTTCTATATTTTGAAGGGAATGCAGCGAAAACTACTGGCGGTGCGATCTGCAACACCAAGGCGAGTGGATCTCCTGAACTGATAATCTCTAACAATAAGACTCTGATCTTTGCTTCAAACGTAGCAGAAACAAGCGGTGGCGCCATCCATGCTAAAAAGCTAGCCCTTTCCTCTGGAGGCTTTACAGAGTTTCTACGAAATAATGTCTCATCAGCAACTCCTAAGGGGGGTGCTATCAGCATCGATGCCTCAGGAGAGCTCAGTCTTTCTGCAGAGACAGGAAACATTACCTTTGTAAGAAATACCCTTACAACAACCGGAAGTACCGATACTCCTAAACGTAATGCGATCAACATAGGAAGTAACGGGAAGTTCACGGAATTACGGGCTGCTAAAAATCATACAATTTTCTTCTATGATCCCATCACTTCAGAAGGAACCTCATCAGACGTATTGAAGATAAATAACGGCTCTGCGGGAGCTCTCAATCCATATCAAGGAACGATTCTATTTTCTGGAGAAACCCTAACAGCAGATGAACTTAAAGTTGCTGACAATTTAAAATCTTCATTCACGCAGCCAGTCTCCCTATCCGGAGGAAAGTTATTGCTACAAAAGGGAGTCACTTTAGAGAGCACGAGCTTCTCTCAAGAGGCCGGTTCTCTCCTCGGCATGGATTCAGGAACGACATTATCAACTACAGCTGGGAGTATTACAATCACGAACCTAGGAATCAATGTTGACTCCTTAGGTCTTAAGCAGCCCGTCAGCCTAACAGCAAAAGGTGCTTCAAATAAAGTGATCGTATCTGGGAAGCTCAACCTGATTGATATTGAAGGGAACATTTATGAAAGTCATATGTTCAGCCATGACCAGCTCTTCTCTCTATTAAAAATCACGGTTGATGCTGATGTTGATACTAACGTTGACATCAGCAGCCTTATCCCTGTTCCTGCTGAGGATCCTAATTCAGAATACGGATTCCAAGGACAATGGAATGTTAATTGGACTACGGATACAGCTACAAATACAAAAGAGGCCACGGCAACTTGGACCAAAACAGGATTTGTTCCCAGCCCCGAAAGAAAATCTGCGTTAGTATGCAATACCCTATGGGGAGTCTTTACTGACATTCGCTCTCTGCAACAGCTTGTAGAGATCGGCGCAACTGGTATGGAACACAAACAAGGTTTCTGGGTTTCCTCCATGACGAACTTCCTGCATAAGACTGGAGATGAAAATCGCAAAGGCTTCCGTCATACCTCTGGAGGCTACGTCATCGGTGGAAGTGCTCACACTCCTAAAGACGACCTATTTACCTTTGCGTTCTGCCATCTCTTTGCTAGAGACAAAGATTGTTTTATCGCTCACAACAACTCTAGAACCTACGGTGGAACTTTATTCTTCAAGCACTCTCATACCCTACAACCCCAAAACTATTTGAGATTAGGAAGAGCAAAGTTTTCTGAATCAGCTATAGAAAAATTCCCTAGGGAAATTCCCCTAGCCTTGGATGTCCAAGTTTCGTTCAGCCATTCAGACAACCGTATGGAAACGCACTATACCTCATTGCCAGAATCCGAAGGTTCTTGGAGCAACGAGTGTATAGCTGGTGGTATCGGCCTAGACCTTCCTTTTGTTCTTTCCAACCCACATCCTCTTTTCAAGACCTTCATTCCACAGATGAAAGTCGAAATGGTTTATGTATCACAAAATAGCTTCTTCGAAAGCTCTAGTGATGGCCGTGGTTTTAGTATTGGAAGGCTGCTTAACCTCTCGATTCCTGTGGGTGCGAAATTCGTGCAGGGGGATATCGGAGATTCCTACACCTATGATCTCTCAGGATTCTTTGTTTCCGATGTCTATCGTAACAATCCCCAATCTACAGCGACTCTTGTGATGAGCCCAGACTCTTGGAAAATTCGCGGTGGCAATCTTTCAAGACAGGCATTTTTACTGAGGGGTAGCAACAACTACGTCTACAACTCCAATTGTGAGCTCTTCGGACATTACGCTATGGAACTCCGTGGATCTTCAAGGAACTACAATGTAGATGTTGGTACCAAACTCCGATTCTAG